One region of Chanodichthys erythropterus isolate Z2021 chromosome 24, ASM2448905v1, whole genome shotgun sequence genomic DNA includes:
- the LOC137015507 gene encoding cAMP-dependent protein kinase type II-beta regulatory subunit isoform X2: MSIEIPEGLTELLQSFTVEVLRNQPGDLLEFALQYFTRLKENETRGGAFGNEHNSAARAGKAVNFIEEAMQIDSENGEEDDDDEEFVAPVINRFVRRASVCAEAYNPDEDEEEREPRVTHPKTDEQRQRLQEACKDILLFKNLDQEQISQVLDAMFEKVVVTGEHIIDQDDDGDNFYVIERGMFDIVLKAEGTTRTVGSYDNRGSFGELALMYNTPRAATIIATSPGALWCLDRLTFRRIIVKNNAKKRKTYEAFIGTLPLLMSLEVSERMKVVDVLSTKVYNSGEQIIAQGDLADSFYIVESGHVRITMKRSKSKNNTEDEEVEIATCSRGQYFGELALVTNKPRAASAYAMDNVKCLVMGVQAFERLLGPCMDIMKRNIANYEEQLITLFGSHIAIEEPDA, encoded by the exons ATGAGTATAGAAATCCCCGAGGGCTTGACGGAGCTTCTGCAGAGCTTTACCGTGGAGGTCCTGAGGAACCAGCCGGGGGATCTGCTGGAGTTCGCCCTGCAGTACTTCACGCGCCTCAAGGAGAACGAGACCCGCGGCGGCGCGTTCGGCAATGAGCACAATTCAGCCGCGCGAGCGGGGAAAGCCGTCAACTTCATCGAGGAGGCCATGCAGATCGACTCCGAAAACGGAGAGGAAGATGACGACGATGAAGAATTCGTAG CTCCAGTTATCAACAGATTTGTCCGGAGAGCTTCTG TTTGTGCGGAGGCGTACAACCCTGATGAGGATGAAGAGGAGAGAGAACCCAGG GTCACTCACCCCAAAACAGACGAGCAGAGACAGAGACTACAGGAAGCCTGCAAAGACATCCTGCTGTTCAAAAATCTGGACCAG GAGCAAATATCCCAAGTCTTGGATGCCATGTTTGAGAAGGTAGTGGTGACCGGAGAGCACATCATTGATCAAGATGACGATGGCGACAACTTCTACGTCATTGAAAG GGGAATGTTTGACATCGTGCTGAAAGCGGAGGGCACCACGCGGACTGTGGGGTCTTATGACAACCGTGGGAGTTTTGGAGAGCTGGCCCTCATGTACAACACGCCAAGGGCCGCCACCATCATCGCTACCTCACCTGGAGCCCTGTGGTGCCTC GATCGATTGACATTCAGAAGGATCATCGTAAAGAACAAcgcaaagaaaagaaaaacgtaTGAGGCTTTCATCGGGACCCTTCCACTGCTCATGTCACTGGAG GTTTCAGAGAGAATGAAGGTTGTCGATGTCTTGTCGACCAAAGTGTACAATAGTGGGGAACAGATCATTGCTCAG GGTGATTTGGCAGACAGTTTCTACATCGTAGAGTCAGGACACGTTAGGATCACTATGAAAAGGAGCAAG TCAAAAAACAATACTGAAGACGAGGAGGTGGAAATCGCCACATGCTCTAGAGGGCAGTATTTTGGAGAGTTGGCGCTTGTCACCAATAAGCCACGGGCGGCTTCTGCATATGCCATGGACAACGTCAAATGCTTAG TAATGGGTGTGCAGGCGTTCGAGAGGTTACTAGGCCCCTGCATGGACATCATGAAACGGAACATTGCGAATTACGAAGAGCAGCTGATCACGCTCTTCGGGAGTCACATCGCAATAGAGGAGCCGGATGCATGA
- the ccdc34 gene encoding coiled-coil domain-containing protein 34 — protein sequence MMSAFPSSSSKSLTSTPLKSRASVPGSVRQRSRSVESTGDSTSSLLSPIYHDSFELSDEEPESDQPRPVHNMTVTLSEDGAPVSPSRDEVDTTGLEDRSSGGHFKLSAWEQWIVDKAKEERTRKQQKAMEELTLKEKEEEQKKVQQKKKVACDFKIQEWLQMKREQEKKERESKEFQKSKKQLQEEKKRAEIEKKAQEKYKEWLRKKKQEETERKLKEKEDAARREAEERERKEKAEESFKEWLAGVKTKGKLSRQSSASSAGSYNNVNYPAPSFVNPIPWKPIHVPQQDRTPRKSSARKRTPGPAKNQSTPCLTYRPKDTVAFTCKRR from the exons ATGATGTCAGCCTTTCCATCCTCTTCCTCCAAGAGTCTGACCTCCACCCCGCTCAAATCCAGAGCCAGCGTCCCGGGCAGCGTCCGGCAGCGCAGCAGGAGCGTGGAGTCCACCGGAGACTCAACGTCCTCCCTGCTGTCACCCATCTATCATGACAGCTTTGAGCTTTCAGACGAAGAACCAGAGTCAGATCAGCCTCGGCCCGTTCACAACATGACCGTCACGTTAAGTGAAGATGGCGCACCAGTGTCTCCCTCCAG GGATGAGGTGGACACAACAGGCCTGGAGGACAGATCTTCCGGCGGGCATTTCAAGCTGAGCGCCTGGGAGCAGTGGATTGTGGATAAAGCCAAAGAGGAACGTACAAGAAAACAACAGAAAGCTATGGAG GAGCTCACGCTGAAGGAAAAAGAGGAAGAGCAGAAGAAAGTGCAGCAGAAGAAGAAAGTTGCCTGTGATTTCAAAATTCAAGAGTGGCTGCAAATGAAACGAGAACAG gaaaagaaagagagagagtccaAAGAGTTTCAGAAAAGCAAAAAACAGCTTCAAGAGGAGAAAAAACGTGCTGAGATTGAAAAGAAAGCCCAGGAGAAATATAAGGAGTGGCTGCGGAAGAAGAAGCAAGAAGAAACGGAGAGAAAGCTAAAAGAGAAG GAAGACGCAGCCAGAAGAGAAGCGGAAGAGAGGGAACGCAAAGAAAAGGCGGAGGAAAGCTTTAAAGAATGGCTTGCCGGTGTAAAAACGAAAGGAAAACTGAGCCGACAGTCATCAGCATCCTCAGCCG GCAGTTATAACAATGTGAACTATCCAGCTCCGAGCTTCGTCAACCCCATTCCCTGGAAACCCATTCACGTTCCACAGCAAGACAGAACGCCCAGGAAAAGTTCGGCACGTAAGAGAACGCCAGGACCGGCTAAAAACCAGTCGACCCCCTGTCTCACATACAGACCTAAAGACACCGTGGCTTTCACTTGTAAGAGACGGTGA
- the hbp1 gene encoding HMG box-containing protein 1 isoform X1 — translation MDQTSDHWMPAQLTCHNMVWEVKTQSVPQRVQQVQSQSSGMDEAFDLLKCNERLPSSPGCPSNESHMEYDDLPELQEVQDDQTTPGVFQVAPGVSHHEEGLGEGWSSRPEGSVSHTNWLTELANIATSPQSPLLQNAPHNRSSPVHIFSSSSSLHSYARPPLSSSSAPSPARSHMRERRRTRASSESESGIFCMSSLSDDDDMGWSHSWPSTAWHCFMKGTRLRFHKGPNVEWQEAEDVLESDEDSDDEGETQSNPVKSYGSDGLKLVVFEESVSFGQSVLKLTFDPGSPEAGLLTAECRLDHPFFVKNKGWSSFYPSLTVVQHGIPCYDMQVGDLCLPPGHRDAINCDDSVVFDTFRSYDFTPLDSSAVYVLSSMARQRRASQSSGGAVSPDCEALGSSHHSTSSKSQRSHASGSSGATPTKCKRPMNAFMLFAKKYRVEYTQMYPGKDNRAISVILGDKWKKMKNEERRMYTMEAKALAEEQKRLNPDCWKRKRTNSGSQQN, via the exons ATGGATCAAACGTCTGACCACTGGATG CCTGCTCAGCTGACATGTCATAATATGGTGTGGGAAGTGAAAACTCAGTCGGTCCCCCAGAGAGTCCAGCAAGTCCAGTCACAGAGCTCAGGTATGGACGAGGCATTCGACCTGCTCAAGTGCAATGAGCGTCTGCCCTCCTCACCTGGCTGCCCTTCTAACgagagtcacatggagtacg ATGACCTGCCTGAGCTGCAGGAGGTGCAGGATGACCAGACGACCCCCGGCGTGTTCCAGGTGGCCCCGGGCGTGTCCCATCATGAGGAGGGGCTCGGCGAAGGATGGAGCTCCAGGCCAGAGGGCAGCGTTTCACACACAAACTGGTTGACCGAGCTGGCCAACATCGCCACGAGCCCTCAAAGCCCCCTGCTCCAGAACGCCCCACACAACCG GTCTTCACCTGTCCACATCTTCTCCAGCAGTAGCAGTTTACATTCCTACGCTAGACCCCCTCTGTCTTCCAGCAGTGCCCCCAGCCCCGCCCGCAGCCACATGAGAGAACGCCGCCGCACCAGG GCCAGCAGTGAGTCGGAGTCCGGCATTTTCTGTATGTCGTCTCTGTCCGATGATGACGACATGGGATGGTCCCACTCCTGGCCCTCCACTGCCTGGCATTGTTTCATGAAAG GAACACGTTTACGCTTCCACAAAGGTCCGAACGTGGAGTGGCAGGAGGCAGAGGATGTGTTGGAGTCGGATGAAGATTCTGATGACGAGGGAGAAACACAGTCCAACCCAGTGAAG AGTTATGGCTCTGATGGTCTAAAGCTGGTGGTCTTTGAGGAGAGTGTGTCGTTCGGCCAATCTGTCCTGAAATTAACCTTTGACCCTGGTTCCCCTGAAGCAGGGCTTCTGACCGCTGAGTGCAGATTGGACCATCcgttttttgtgaaaaataaag gctGGTCTTCTTTCTATCCCAGCCTTACCGTTGTACAGCATGGCATTCCCTGCTATGACATGCAGGTTGGAGACTTGTGTCTGCCGCCAGGACACCGTGACGCCATCAACTGTGATGACTCTGTCGTTTTTGACACTTTTAGGAG TTATGACTTCACCCCTCTCGACTCTTCCGCCGTGTACGTTCTGAGCAGTATGGCACGCCAGCGTCGGGCATCCCAGTCCAGTGGGGGCGCTGTGAGTCCCGACTGTGAGGCCCTCGGCTCCTCCCACCACTCCACCAGCAGCAAATCACAGCGTAGCCACGCCTCAGGGAGCTCTGGAGCCACACCCACAAAGTGCAAGCGGCCAATGAATGCCTTCATGCTTTTTGCCAAGAAGTATAGGGTGGAATACACACAGATGTACCCCGGCAAAGACAACAG AGCCATCAGCGTGATTCTGGGCGATAAATGGAAGAAGATGAAAAACGAGGAGAGGAGGATGTACACCATGGAAGCCAAAGCTCTGGCTGAGGAGCAGAAACGTCTCAACCCTGACTGCTGGAAACGCAAGAGAACAAACTCG
- the LOC137015507 gene encoding cAMP-dependent protein kinase type II-beta regulatory subunit isoform X1 produces MSIEIPEGLTELLQSFTVEVLRNQPGDLLEFALQYFTRLKENETRGGAFGNEHNSAARAGKAVNFIEEAMQIDSENGEEDDDDEEFVAVFFLSFLSAPVINRFVRRASVCAEAYNPDEDEEEREPRVTHPKTDEQRQRLQEACKDILLFKNLDQEQISQVLDAMFEKVVVTGEHIIDQDDDGDNFYVIERGMFDIVLKAEGTTRTVGSYDNRGSFGELALMYNTPRAATIIATSPGALWCLDRLTFRRIIVKNNAKKRKTYEAFIGTLPLLMSLEVSERMKVVDVLSTKVYNSGEQIIAQGDLADSFYIVESGHVRITMKRSKSKNNTEDEEVEIATCSRGQYFGELALVTNKPRAASAYAMDNVKCLVMGVQAFERLLGPCMDIMKRNIANYEEQLITLFGSHIAIEEPDA; encoded by the exons ATGAGTATAGAAATCCCCGAGGGCTTGACGGAGCTTCTGCAGAGCTTTACCGTGGAGGTCCTGAGGAACCAGCCGGGGGATCTGCTGGAGTTCGCCCTGCAGTACTTCACGCGCCTCAAGGAGAACGAGACCCGCGGCGGCGCGTTCGGCAATGAGCACAATTCAGCCGCGCGAGCGGGGAAAGCCGTCAACTTCATCGAGGAGGCCATGCAGATCGACTCCGAAAACGGAGAGGAAGATGACGACGATGAAGAATTCGTAG cagttttttttctttctttcctttcaGCTCCAGTTATCAACAGATTTGTCCGGAGAGCTTCTG TTTGTGCGGAGGCGTACAACCCTGATGAGGATGAAGAGGAGAGAGAACCCAGG GTCACTCACCCCAAAACAGACGAGCAGAGACAGAGACTACAGGAAGCCTGCAAAGACATCCTGCTGTTCAAAAATCTGGACCAG GAGCAAATATCCCAAGTCTTGGATGCCATGTTTGAGAAGGTAGTGGTGACCGGAGAGCACATCATTGATCAAGATGACGATGGCGACAACTTCTACGTCATTGAAAG GGGAATGTTTGACATCGTGCTGAAAGCGGAGGGCACCACGCGGACTGTGGGGTCTTATGACAACCGTGGGAGTTTTGGAGAGCTGGCCCTCATGTACAACACGCCAAGGGCCGCCACCATCATCGCTACCTCACCTGGAGCCCTGTGGTGCCTC GATCGATTGACATTCAGAAGGATCATCGTAAAGAACAAcgcaaagaaaagaaaaacgtaTGAGGCTTTCATCGGGACCCTTCCACTGCTCATGTCACTGGAG GTTTCAGAGAGAATGAAGGTTGTCGATGTCTTGTCGACCAAAGTGTACAATAGTGGGGAACAGATCATTGCTCAG GGTGATTTGGCAGACAGTTTCTACATCGTAGAGTCAGGACACGTTAGGATCACTATGAAAAGGAGCAAG TCAAAAAACAATACTGAAGACGAGGAGGTGGAAATCGCCACATGCTCTAGAGGGCAGTATTTTGGAGAGTTGGCGCTTGTCACCAATAAGCCACGGGCGGCTTCTGCATATGCCATGGACAACGTCAAATGCTTAG TAATGGGTGTGCAGGCGTTCGAGAGGTTACTAGGCCCCTGCATGGACATCATGAAACGGAACATTGCGAATTACGAAGAGCAGCTGATCACGCTCTTCGGGAGTCACATCGCAATAGAGGAGCCGGATGCATGA
- the hbp1 gene encoding HMG box-containing protein 1 isoform X2: MATGLPAQLTCHNMVWEVKTQSVPQRVQQVQSQSSGMDEAFDLLKCNERLPSSPGCPSNESHMEYDDLPELQEVQDDQTTPGVFQVAPGVSHHEEGLGEGWSSRPEGSVSHTNWLTELANIATSPQSPLLQNAPHNRSSPVHIFSSSSSLHSYARPPLSSSSAPSPARSHMRERRRTRASSESESGIFCMSSLSDDDDMGWSHSWPSTAWHCFMKGTRLRFHKGPNVEWQEAEDVLESDEDSDDEGETQSNPVKSYGSDGLKLVVFEESVSFGQSVLKLTFDPGSPEAGLLTAECRLDHPFFVKNKGWSSFYPSLTVVQHGIPCYDMQVGDLCLPPGHRDAINCDDSVVFDTFRSYDFTPLDSSAVYVLSSMARQRRASQSSGGAVSPDCEALGSSHHSTSSKSQRSHASGSSGATPTKCKRPMNAFMLFAKKYRVEYTQMYPGKDNRAISVILGDKWKKMKNEERRMYTMEAKALAEEQKRLNPDCWKRKRTNSGSQQN; the protein is encoded by the exons ATGGCGACAGGTTTG CCTGCTCAGCTGACATGTCATAATATGGTGTGGGAAGTGAAAACTCAGTCGGTCCCCCAGAGAGTCCAGCAAGTCCAGTCACAGAGCTCAGGTATGGACGAGGCATTCGACCTGCTCAAGTGCAATGAGCGTCTGCCCTCCTCACCTGGCTGCCCTTCTAACgagagtcacatggagtacg ATGACCTGCCTGAGCTGCAGGAGGTGCAGGATGACCAGACGACCCCCGGCGTGTTCCAGGTGGCCCCGGGCGTGTCCCATCATGAGGAGGGGCTCGGCGAAGGATGGAGCTCCAGGCCAGAGGGCAGCGTTTCACACACAAACTGGTTGACCGAGCTGGCCAACATCGCCACGAGCCCTCAAAGCCCCCTGCTCCAGAACGCCCCACACAACCG GTCTTCACCTGTCCACATCTTCTCCAGCAGTAGCAGTTTACATTCCTACGCTAGACCCCCTCTGTCTTCCAGCAGTGCCCCCAGCCCCGCCCGCAGCCACATGAGAGAACGCCGCCGCACCAGG GCCAGCAGTGAGTCGGAGTCCGGCATTTTCTGTATGTCGTCTCTGTCCGATGATGACGACATGGGATGGTCCCACTCCTGGCCCTCCACTGCCTGGCATTGTTTCATGAAAG GAACACGTTTACGCTTCCACAAAGGTCCGAACGTGGAGTGGCAGGAGGCAGAGGATGTGTTGGAGTCGGATGAAGATTCTGATGACGAGGGAGAAACACAGTCCAACCCAGTGAAG AGTTATGGCTCTGATGGTCTAAAGCTGGTGGTCTTTGAGGAGAGTGTGTCGTTCGGCCAATCTGTCCTGAAATTAACCTTTGACCCTGGTTCCCCTGAAGCAGGGCTTCTGACCGCTGAGTGCAGATTGGACCATCcgttttttgtgaaaaataaag gctGGTCTTCTTTCTATCCCAGCCTTACCGTTGTACAGCATGGCATTCCCTGCTATGACATGCAGGTTGGAGACTTGTGTCTGCCGCCAGGACACCGTGACGCCATCAACTGTGATGACTCTGTCGTTTTTGACACTTTTAGGAG TTATGACTTCACCCCTCTCGACTCTTCCGCCGTGTACGTTCTGAGCAGTATGGCACGCCAGCGTCGGGCATCCCAGTCCAGTGGGGGCGCTGTGAGTCCCGACTGTGAGGCCCTCGGCTCCTCCCACCACTCCACCAGCAGCAAATCACAGCGTAGCCACGCCTCAGGGAGCTCTGGAGCCACACCCACAAAGTGCAAGCGGCCAATGAATGCCTTCATGCTTTTTGCCAAGAAGTATAGGGTGGAATACACACAGATGTACCCCGGCAAAGACAACAG AGCCATCAGCGTGATTCTGGGCGATAAATGGAAGAAGATGAAAAACGAGGAGAGGAGGATGTACACCATGGAAGCCAAAGCTCTGGCTGAGGAGCAGAAACGTCTCAACCCTGACTGCTGGAAACGCAAGAGAACAAACTCG